One part of the Prunus persica cultivar Lovell chromosome G5, Prunus_persica_NCBIv2, whole genome shotgun sequence genome encodes these proteins:
- the LOC18776673 gene encoding uncharacterized protein LOC18776673 — translation MGRRQNDPEATHCSPLVLLLVGLASCALVYAALCVVLKPNEASSFSELESLELVEEGGGVGVEGESGACCRGTENLELWGAAVKWGSEFKFNSSEQCCKACKAMCTGTDGPCLCDSWVFCGNKEACGSKFGECWLKKQKDTLAPERQEVGETVSWTSGLIFGRGEGIVGLETKYGTLHIKLLPDCAPHSVAYILELLALRHCAGCQFYRAERRGSSWDSEGNHIKNAPFGPPFALVQGTLDAQGVIFKKIPTEVCPTIRRGSVAWIGSGPEFFISLANHEEWKKEYTVFASVLPEDMNIAEKIAQLPTTADVWNSINVSVLEKPVPLFLRRMKTSHGDLTANMKSN, via the exons ATGGGTCGGAGGCAAAACGACCCAGAAGCCACCCATTGCTCTCCTCTCGTCCTCCTCTTGGTGGGTTTGGCTTCCTGTGCTCTGGTCTACGCTGCCCTCTGTGTAGTGCTTAAACCCAATGAAGCCTCTTCATTTTCCGAGCTTGAGTCCCTGGAATTGGTGGAGGAGGGTGGAGGTGTTGGGGTGGAGGGAGAGAGTGGAGCATGTTGCAGAGGGACTGAGAATTTGGAGCTCTGGGGGGCTGCTGTGAAGTGGGGTTCAGAGTTTAAGTTCAATTCTTCTGAGCAGTGTTGCAAGGCATGTAAAGCCATGTGTACTGGGACTGATGGGCCTTGTTTGTGTGATAGCTGGGTTTTCTGTGGGAACAAGGAGGCATGTGGCTCAAAATTTGGTGAG TGCTGGctgaagaaacagaaagataCATTGGCTCCTGAGCGGCAGGAAGTAGGGGAAACAGTTAGTTGGACTTCTGGACTCATCTTTGGGAGAGGAGAG GGCATTGTTGGCTTGGAAACAAAGTATGGAACTCTTCATATAAAA CTTTTGCCTGACTGTGCCCCTCATTCTGTAGCCTACATTCTTGAGTTGTTGGCATTGCGCCATTGTGCAGGCTGCCAGTTTTATCGTGCAGAGAGACGTGGGTCATCATGGGATTCAGAAGGAAACCACATAAAAAAT GCTCCTTTTGGTCCTCCTTTTGCACTGGTTCAAGGAACACTTGATGCCCAAGGAGTGATATTTAAGAAGATTCCAACTGAGGTTTGCCCAACCATAAGAAGGGGTTCGGTTGCGTGGATTGGTTCTGGCCCGGAATTTTTTATAAGCCTTGCAAACCACGAAGAgtggaaaaaagaatacacCGTCTTTGCTTCTGTTCTTCCAGAAGACATGAACATCGCTGAGAAAATTGCTCAACTTCCCACCACAGCTGATGTTTGGAACAGTATCAATGTATCTGTCTTGGAAAAGCCTGTTCCCTTGTTCTTGCGAAGGATGAAGACAAGTCATGGAGATCTCACCGCAAAcatgaaatcaaattaa